Part of the Desmodus rotundus isolate HL8 chromosome Y, HLdesRot8A.1, whole genome shotgun sequence genome, CGCTGCATAAACTTCGTCCTCAGTCGAGGAACTACGTAGCAGCAGGTGTTGGGAGCACGGCAACTATACAGATGGACAAGCCCAAAGTACACTGACAGGACCCTATCTGGATTCTGGCTCATGAccctgagctggagctgcttgggtgaggaaacaggttgCTGAAGTCGTAAGGTGGCATGGACGGGGCCGTGATGGGGCAAGGGAGtctgcaggccctgcccggccTGCTCATCACACATCTCCTCCAGTCAGAGATGGGACCGTGGGCAGGATTCCACGTGCACTGGATGTGTGAATGGGGGCGCGGCCCTTGTGCTTAAGAGTGGCGCGTGACCCGGCTACAAAAGACACAGAGGCGGAAGCACTGCTGAGACCTTTATGTGTCTTTCCCCGTCACTCAGGCACACGGTGCCATCTGTCTGTGCGTCCACATCCACAGGCGATCCCCGGGGCAGCCTTTGTTCCTGTGCGGGAAAACCACACAGAATCCTTCGGCCATCACTGGCGCGGGAAGACCGCGCCCAGGCCGTGTCCTCCCTGGCCGGTTGCATGGTCTGCCCTCTTCACCGCATGCTCTGGACTGCCCCCCCGAGACTCTCACCCCAACAAGAATGCCCAGTCGCGCACTCAGCGGCAGGGGCACACCACCCAATGGTGGTGTCTCGGGCCACTCTGTGACCCATGGTGTCCCCAGTCATTGCACCGtgccctgagaggccccaggacgTGAAAAGCgtgctgcctggagcctgaggcCACCAGAAGGTAGGTGGGATCGGCTGAAGGAGCCCTGGGCTTAGACAGGGACCCCgggccacaggctgcagagcaggtgcAGCATGGCTGCGTACAAGTTtgtgtggagagctggggagggggcgcgcgGTACGGCGGCCCACTGAGTGCTTCCGGGCCCCGGTAGGGGGGCGCCCAAATTGCCAGAGACAGGGAATCGCAGAAACGTGTTAAAGTATCCCGCTTTGGGTAAGCACTCCCTTGGCACAGGGGCCGGCCCCTGCCCTTTGAAATATCCCCGCGGACCACGTGGGGCCCTGGGGAACGTCCAGATGTCCTGAGCTTGActtttccctgctgtttctcagaGGAGTCTCCTGGGTGCAACCACTGACTGACCTGGGAACGCCTAGCCCCTGGGCTCCTCGGCAACGGGTCCTCTTGCAGCTCCCTCCAGTGGGGCCTTTGTACCCCTGAGGTAGTGCCTCAGGGGACTGGGCCACAGGTCCTCACTTATGAGCTGAAATGAAACAGCCCCTGCAAGCACTGTCCCTGACAGCTCCAAACACCCCGGGGCCTCCAGCATCGCCCTTTCTGACCATGGCCAGTGCAGCCTCACCTCAGCAATCTTGCCCGAGCCAGGAAGACTGTGCTCTGACAGCCAGTTGAAGAGGTTGACGCTGCTTGTGTCCTGCCTGCGGCTGGGAACTCCGCGTTCATAGTCCCAGAACCAGTGGACTATAGTGGATGAAGTGGGCCGATAACCTGAAGCACTGAACATTTTCAGTGTGCATTCCTATTGTCCAGTGAAGTCACCCCTCTCCCACCGCACcccttctccttgccctcccaCACCCGAGTCCAGCAACCCCACCTCACCTGCAAGGCTCACATGGTACTCCTTGATGATCACTTCATTCAGGAAGTAGGGGTTGCTCCGAAAGAAGAACTTCAGCCTGCAGCGGTGCTTCGGACCAACCAGTTCCTGCACCTGTGGAGACGTGGTGGGCGCAGGTGTCATCTGACCCAGCTGCCTGACTTTGCCTGCTGGCGGGAAGCACCCGCCtccccctcacttcctccctgtgcTCGGACCACTCccgcctggagcccaggccccccacacctgactgcccctctgccaccccagtctGACCTCCACAGTGAGCAAGTACTCAAGCATGTCTTCGTCTTGGTCACTGATGATGGCTGATATCTGGGGGTGGTTCTGAATCTGCTC contains:
- the LOC139440609 gene encoding testis-specific Y-encoded protein 1-like, with the translated sequence MRGLVQVLEVGAGGQKSAAEEAPLRAEEKPGGSSARPPLEVLEALQWQLSAESARGRRDYLAVKLATAQRRKPILERRRSVIQRIPGFWAKQIQNHPQISAIISDQDEDMLEYLLTVEVQELVGPKHRCRLKFFFRSNPYFLNEVIIKEYHVSLAGYRPTSSTIVHWFWDYERGVPSRRQDTSSVNLFNWLSEHSLPGSGKIAELISEDLWPSPLRHYLRGTKAPLEGAARGPVAEEPRG